Within the Hippoglossus stenolepis isolate QCI-W04-F060 chromosome 2, HSTE1.2, whole genome shotgun sequence genome, the region CGCCATCCGGGACTTCTCACGCTCTGCCAGGCCGAGCATACGAGGCTACGGCATGGAGGACAGCACTGACGCAGAGGGTGCAGACGGTGAGGAGGTTCACTGGCTACAATTCAATTGTTCAGACGaatatttactgtgtttgtgtgtagcgTCACTTCACTTATCACACTCTCTATGTCTGTATGTTTTACAGTGACTAAAAGGGAACGTTTGGTGAACAACCTGCAGAACCTTTCTGTTAACGACAGAGTGAGGATGCTCCGAGCGATGCCGCTCAGTGTGGCTGAGAAGAGTGAACTCAGGTTCAAAAGATCTTTGTTCTCATAATTCATTTTtagattaaatgtgttttttggtcTAAATCCCTCTTGTCACCTCTGTCTACAGGAGGTTAGCATTACAAAAGGAGAGACCCACATTTTCTGGAAGTCAGATCCCCTGTTGTAGTCGACTCAAATATTACATCATAATAGTAAGTTACACCACCAGCAATATTTGTCTGTCTTTTACTTCCTGTATTTAATCAAATCTGTTGTACTCTTGTGCTATGACAAGTTCACTATATACATTTTCCCACTGTCTCTCCCCAGGCCGTGAGACAGAGCTGGTACAGCTGGCTCTCTTTCCTGCACTCCCTCCAGCTGTGGCAAGTGGCACTCAAGAGAGTGAGCGGGCGCTTTGGCACCGGAGTTCTCTCATACTTCCTGTTCCTTAAGACCCTACTCTTCTTCAACCTCTTCCTGTTCCTAGTGATGGGTGCGTTCATGGTGCTGCCTCAGGCAGTGCATCCTCCAGTTCTACCGTCTGACAGACGCTCCTTCTCTGGACTGGAGCTCCTCACTGGAGCAGTAAGTAGGGTTCTGTGGTGACATTGTTTCAAAACCTCTCTCACGCTACGAATCCCCAGACATACttgatgtgtgtttataagcTATAAATCAATATGATGAGATCCCAATAACAAGACATCTTCTATTCTTACTGATTAATACAACagaatgaagaaaaatgaaaaaagtataatattacaagattaaagaagaaaaagacaaggcTCCATTCCTTCTGCCTTCTGGATCTAAAATCTTGATTGCCAAactcattgtttcttgagaaataTCCCACAGATCTGCCACTGACCACTACCAAATATTTCCTTCTCCACAAAATAGGCAATTTCCTCCATGTCTTTTAGTTCTGATACTTGTGCTGCTGATGAGccaagtattttgttatttgtgaaatcAGCATTTACAGTATATGTCCTAAAACATGTCTGGAGCGGATCTTTTGGTCTAGAAATATGTCATTAAGGTAATTAATCATGTTCATTTGATGATTTTAAACGTCACTAGTTATGATAATGAAAGGCTGTGTGTCCATGTCATTTTGTCTCAGGGCTATTTCTCCGACACAGTGATGTACTATGGGTACTACTGTAACTACACCATACGTGGACACTgcagggatgatggtggagggCAGAATATCTCTGTGTCCAATGGAACCACGCTGGACTGCGTGACCAAGCATCTGTCCTACAACATGCCTCTTGCATACTTCTTCACCATAGTACTGGCCTTCTTCATCACATGTATCATCCTCGTGTACAGGTATGGAGTGGTCTTTAAGAGAAGCGTAAACTCTAAACACAAACTACATCAACATCATAGGGTGTAAATTGGAAAAATATCCACTTCCGACTTGCTTTGAATGACACATCTGTTGCATACTTTTAATGTGCAACTTCCCAACAGCATGTCCAAGTCGTTTGGTCAGAGCTTCAGAATCGACAAATCTCACAGTATCCTGGCTGTGAAGGTTTTATGCTCCTGGGACTTTAAGGTCATCAAGAAAACATCCGTCAAACTCATGTCGGAGAATATCTGCACCCAGCTCAAGGTaaatggtcacacacacacacacacacacacacacacacacacacacacacacacacacacacacacacacaaaactctgATTGTATTATGATGGTTGTGCCGTCACCTAGCGATAGCCACGCCCACCATCAAGCCTTAACGAAATGCATAAGTGTGAGTCTAATGTCAGGTcaatgctcaaaatggtcccCACAGAGATATAGgtacaagtacacaaacacatcctttcctcactttgttttcctctctgtcacaaGACTTACAGGAATGTGATGATCTAAAGCATTCTTCTCTGTCCCTCCCTTAAAAtatccttctcctctctctctcccgttccttctcctctctctccaggagCTGTTAGCGGAGGTGAACCATAAACATGTCAAGAACACTTTGTGCCAGAAGCTGTGGAGACTGATGGTCCACTGTCTAGCGTGGGCTATCTGCATAGCAAGCACCGTTGCCTGTGTGATcggcattttcttcttctctcaattCATGCACCAGGTGAGGCACTTTCACCAGTTTGTCCCTTGGTAACTGAACATCAACTCGCTGGGAATAAAAAGGACTGTAAACACTttctgtcagtaacagttccaacAGTTCATTGTTGCTCAAAGAGAAGAACTCCCTGCTGTTACTTGTCACCATCGCTGTTCCTCATTTATAATACTGTATTATCTGTAGCCAGGTGTCTGATTGCACAGTCGACAATCTGctttctgtttacactggcacacGCACGCCCAGTTTACGTGATTGGCCACATGATACACATTTTCAGTTGCACATTAATCTTCATTCATCTCAAATCATTTTGTTACTGTTTCTGGACTGAACGCAGTCCTGGTCTGTTAAAGTGGAGATGTAATATGACCGATACAAAGCTAAATCACTCTTGTGGACGGAGACCGTTTTTCTATTGACGTAGCCTGAGACAGCTGTGAAGTAAATGGCATCTTTAATGAACAACCTCAGTATATTTTCATCCCTgtctgcaaaacacaaaaagtagCAGACAGAGTTCCACGAAACTTGAATGTGGTGTGGGTCACGGAAGGATGTGGGTCacggaagaacccattacattctGTTGCTgagcatttttcaacatcttccccatttcccagggaataattcatgattcttgatggaaaatatctggcatatttagagaTTGAAATTAAGGGGAATGTTGGTCGTTGGTGGAGGCAAGATCTCCATTGAGTGtcattctatttatttatttgaaaattgcTGCCTTGCTGGTGCCTCCTAGTGGCGGTATCGAAAAGATGCTGAACGGAAATTGAGGGAACAACCTGCAGTAACACTGAAGAAAAGACATCATCCAAATTTTCAGTTTTTGCCTCTTATCCCCACAGGACCTCCAGAATAGAGCTCATAGCCCACCCAAGAACCACTTGTTGGATGAGGCCAGCCTGCTGGCTCTGCCCGTGGTGGTGTCGCTCATCAACCTGCTGATGCCCGGCTTGTTCAACCTCGCAGCCTGGATGGAGGACTATCAGTCACCTTCTGTGTGCACATATGTCGCCATCGGCAGGTACAACAGAGAAACTATATGGAAAAGCACAGAGTTAAATTTGAGGTGTAAGAAAATGCAGAGCTGttaagcagttttcagacatgaactctggaaaatgtctgaattaTTGGGTCTGGACTCTTATTGGGTCTGGACTCTCTGGATAAAAGAGTTTCACAAGTCAACCTGCCCACTTGTTTGcggtgaatcctctggataaCCTTGTGCTGTGTTCTCATGGACATTTCTAGAGTTTTTACTCGGGGGGACTGGAGGGGTACctcaggagaatgtccgcagTACCGGGCTCggacatttctgttttcatatacAGCCTctctggataatgtcaggagattatctgaagttcagtgcatgtttgaaagcagtttTTGATGTCattgtcaaaatgtattttgctgtctgtgttttttagGAACTTGATGTTAAAAGTGAGTGTTCTTATCGTCCTCTGTTACCACTGGCTGGGTCGGGTGGCCAATGACTCTCATATGGTAATATTAATGATTAGACACCATTCTCACTGTCACACTTTTTTGCTCAAAGCTGCATCAAGGAATATTTGTCTCATCTTATTGTTTGAGtttctgtttcagtgtgttACTTAATGACTGATTCTGACTCTGTCTTGACACATCAGTGCTGGGAGAGTTTTGTCGGCCAGGAGCTTTATCGCTTCCTGCTGATGGACTTCATCTTCACTCTGCTGGACACATTGTTAGGAGAGTTTCTGTGGAGGTGGGTCAATGCATCAATAagctctttgtatttatttctcttcctctatctAATCTTTTGCTATTAGAGCCTCCACGTTATGGGATTTACTGCTCACTGTACTCTGACTTCAATTTACAACTTCTTTTATATCCCACtttttttgtcaacattttATCAAAAAGTTGACATTGGCTCTAATTTACAGTGACTCAtcctatttatttaattatgatCTTATCTATTTTATCCCtctatttttctctgctcatgttACTTTGAGATACTCTGCCTGTCTGGTGttattgttaagaaaagtgctatatagataaagttattgtattttactactgaataaaatacatttatgtattGTCATTCTCatggttttaaaataatttttgatCAATAACTTATGGGAAAGTAAAACTTGCACTTAAAATTTCTCTGTAGTTATTTCTCTGTTGATTTCTGTTTCTACTTCTTTGCTCCTGATCTCTGCAGGTTGTTTTCTACGAAGGTGctgaaaaggaagaggaaaccaGTTTTTGATATCGCCAGGAATGTCCTTGACCTCATCTATGGACAGACTTTAGCCTGGTACGAAACCTACAGTTAAGATGTTCGCACAGTAGAGCTGAGTGAAGTCAAACTGTTTCTGTGCAATGATGACGAACGTTGTGTTTTTCAGGTTGGGAGTTCTCTTTACTCCTCTCCTGCCTGCAGTGCAGATTCTCAaactcctgctgctcttctacATTAAAAAGGTATTGGACTAAAAGATTTCaattaaaaagcacaaaataaaaactgaaatttccAAAAGATCAGAAAGTTTTGGAttgtttcagattttaaatattgtgGTTGAAATTATTATCAGTAGTAATTTGCCTTCAGAAACTCCCGTACCCTTTTAAAACTCTAGATCTGTCATTGAACtgaatgtgtatttatttaatatattagtATCATGCCCATACACTATATGTTGTTTACACATATAAAATTCCATCTTAACCTTGGAGTAAGGCTGGGCAATATCgaaacttttttgttttaaagggttttttaaaaagacacgAACAAACGTTGACATTACTCAATTACAGCTTAGGCCCTTGGTTTTGCTGTGTAGCAAAAGGCTAACAAGATTTCGGTTAGTTCAGTTAATACTTTCCCCAATGCATGCATTCACAAACTGTTgggttattaggacacgtaggCTACAGGGCTTaagttttactttgtgtttgtttgaatcacTCTAAAGTTTAGGAgacacagattttaaaaaagtaatcatAGATTAACTTGTTTTAAGCAATATTGACCATATTATTGTCAATGCTTGGTAACCAGCACCGaagcaaaactaaaataactAAATTACTAACTCAATCTCAAAGAATAGTTTTCCaaatttttctttaaagaagTGAAAGGAGAGGAGCAGTTGTGATGTTACTTGATACAACATTGCAGGTTTTGTTAGTGTACCCTTAGGCTGTAAATGGGTGTTGGGGGTATTTCCTGTAGGTTTTGTTATCAAGCAAGTGTAACGTCTCTGTTgcccacacaaacacctcaGACTCACAAAAGCTAAACACTTAGCTCccacacagttcacacacaacacgagacgtaacgtgatGCGCACAGCCAGGAAATCAGTGTTAAATTGACCAgaacgatccggattcatgatccgacatcatcagttaattactaaataaatgtgattgtcagtttgtgtgaagcgcgacagagacgaggagacacacacacacacacacacacacacacacacacacacacacacacacacacacacacacacacacacacacacacacacacacgcaggagtGAATTGAAGtaatatcgcccagccctacctTGGAGTCAGTTTGACAACAAAATCTctgtcttttgttgttgttgttttcccaCAGAGCAGTGTGATGATGAACTGTCAGAATCCTAGGAAACCATACAGAGTCAGCCAGATGACCACCATCTTCATCACCCTCCTCTGCTTCCCCTCCTTCCTcggtgcctctgtgtgtgtcacgtACACCATGTGGAGGTACTCACACTACAGACACTACATTCATTTATATCAACTCACTGTGGACTATTGTTTAACCCACTTAAACATTAATAGCACCGCTTCATCTAAATATTAGGTCACGTGAAAACAAAGTGTGCTCACTCATCTCATTGAAGccacagtgttgttttattgGGGACTCTAACCTATAATGCAGTAGCCGTTCAGCTCCACTTTTGCCATAATTCAATACAATCTACTCTAACACGTCACTGTGTTGTCCAACCGAACTGCAGTTCTGGTAGATTATGTTGTAACATTAACACTGTATGTATACCCTTTATCTCACAATCACTGTGACTGAGCTTTAGACAATTGTTACTGTtacttaagccgttttcagacatggactgtCAGGACAATTGGGTccgcacattttccagagtttgcctttcacatatgaagaaggcagcaggagatagTGCGGGTCAGACGTGTTgagaacaacaggaaaatgtccacaacattcagacgagggggGGCGTCTgtgtagagcatgcaggaggaaggacatgGCGCATAAATTCACTTTACGTTTACGACATTGCGTTTCATTTCATCTTGCTGCACTCTCACGTGAGCCCACTACCTCGGACATTCCTTAGGCATTTACTTGGGGGCTGGCAATAAAATTCtcggaaaatgtctggagcaacttactcagacatttgcattgtCACATGCAGCCCTtctggatcatttcaggagaatgtctggagttcagtgcgtGTCTTGAAGCAGCACAAGATTCCAGAGTTGTGAAATCTCACTGCACTATAAACTGTAGTGCAGTGTTTTGAAATCTGATTGAACCTTAAAAATTCATGATTTTATGAATTGCGTTGTTCTAGATTTTAGTTGAAATAAACACCAACAGTGTTTGAGCCAATGCAGTTTTCAGTCTGAAACTCTGTAACCCCAACCATGCCACATTCACAAACTAGTCTGACCATGAAATGGCCACTAAATAAGGTGCTCTGTGTATTAAATAGGGAGTCATTTATAAGTGCTTATTGTTGCCATGTAATTGATGATACACAGTGAGGTGTTTTATCACACACATATCAAGGTCActaaccacagattaaaaacGGGGCTCTTTgatcattattcatttttttgatTAGTTTAATCCAAAGAATCATTCTGCAACATGCTGTACATTCTCTACCTACAGTTTAAAAGTCTCTCGCAAAGATTTAAAACACTGGTCATGCATCATAACTTTGTTTGAGGTTTTCCTGGTCATGACGTAATTCTCCTCAATTGCAGGGGATTAACTGAATGAATAgcgctgtgtgtctgtccctctgAAGGTTATTTTTGTGGGCTGAGAATTGAGACTTTCCTAAGTACAATCTCCACATGTGTCTTTTGTCCTCAGTATCGAGCCGTCCTCGTCCTGCGGTCCATTCCGTGGACTCAAAACGATGTTCCAGGCGGGGAAACGCTGGGTGGAAGAACTGGAAAAAGATAATCCCAATTTGTCTGTTCTGGCCAGGGCTCACTCTTACTTGGTGGAAAACCctttcttcctgtttgtggGGGCAGGAATCTTtctgtgagcacacacacacacacacacacacacacacacacacacacacacacacacacacacacacacacacacacacacacacacagctgcagcagctctggtgTGTTTAATACATTATCAAACTGTATTATTAACTACATTATCATAGAAATCAGTGTTCTCTAGCGCTGGTTGTTCTGCTCTAATCGACTCTATCCTTTGTGTCCCTCAGGATCGTCATCTACTTCCATAGTCAGGTGGTGGATGGTCAAAGGAAGATCATCAGTTTACTACAGGAGCAGATAGAAAATGTAAGACGcgtcaagtcagatttatttctgtAGCATGTTTAAAACAACAGGAGCTGAGCCAGAGTGGTTTACAATCATAGGGAAGAAGAAATGATACAAGTATGGattaaaagaaagtaaaaacagagaaagatgtaaatgaaaaaaaagtaggtttttaaattgaaataatattaattatattatgaATATGATTTTAAGCTAAAGAAATTTTGAATTAGCAACTCTTCCAGAATTTAGGGGCCACAACAAAGAAGCTCAATCTCAAGAAAGCAGGGATTGAAAGGGGTTTTTAAGAGGACGATCTAATTGACCTGGCAGCAGAGTTTGACATCAGGAGATCAGTGATATAATGAGGGGCAAGGCCACTGAGAGCTTTGTAGACAAAAAGACAGCGCCTACATAATTTAGATCTCattatgttaaaatataaagatatttataaaacagactcaagtgaaaaatgttttcctcGTTTTGACACGTCTGATTTTTGTCTTCATTGTCTCTGTTCAGGAGGGAGAGGATAAAAAGTTTCTCATCACTCGCCTCCAGTCCATCCATGAGCAGAAACGAACGCCCACTCAAAGACTCTCAAGTCAGGTGAGTCTGTGATGCTCCtttgtttgtctttactttAGCGTCTCGTCTTCACTCGTGTCTGAAGCTTTTACTTACTGgtggttttgtttcttttccaggGCTCTTCATGTTGAAGCAGCTCTGAAAACTCATCACTGACTGAGGTCTGGAAAAATCTTCCACCTATGGGAATATAACTGGAATATCATCAGAAAGGAGCAGCAAGAAATACAGccaaaatcaaatatattataCGTTTGGTAGTTTTTAAATTTGGAAGTATTTTTactggctgcagtattttagaggacaaacaaacaaatcaaaaccacCAGACGAAATATAGCTGTCTGATTCCTTAGCAGAACAACCATAAGAACATTAGCTGTGCATGACTGCCGACAGAAAGGATGACTGCTGAAGAGGAACTGAGAACTGAGGCAGCACATTAGAGGAAGAGAACTGGACACCTGTGTTTGCagttgtttttaagttttaaaaatcaaactgaGAACCTGTATAGTTATGAAAATCTTGAAACTGATATCGTCAGTTCAAAAAGATTTCATTCATCTCTTGTAGAAGCACTTTCAtactgactgtgaatattttttatcCTTTTGATTTTATAAATAACGTTTTGTCAGTGTCCATGTTGTAGGTAAACTTGTTGTTTTGGGTGTGAGGAActaaaactgtaaatgttttttatgaattaGTTTTTTTAGGGTGATAACTGCAACTGTATTGTCatacttttttaattaaattatcttTTATGATATTggtgtgtatttgcattttttgtCAAGTGTGGGCACTGCTACAGCCCAAGAAATGATTAGTTACAAACTCAGTCTTAAAAACCGTATGAACATGATATGTACTGTTAGCAtacaggatttctttttttttacaaacatgcaaataaaaaaaattattgagACGTTACACTAACTGTacgttaaataaaatatattttcagttgaaaaataaatacacaagcACCTTGAAGTAGCCTGAAGGAGAATCTTAGAGTAATACTTAAATCTGTGTaccttttatttgtaaatattacccattaaattagtttttcaaaatgagaaaaagcaGCATATTTGGTGGATGGTAGAAACAGCAGCACTGAAGATGGATTTGTGATTGTGATTTTGAGAGATGGCAGAAGAGAGCACCAAATCCCCACAACAACAAACCCATCCCATCGAAAATCATCAGACTATTTCAGATTATAACCACAAGTCTCATCTGCATATACACATCATGTatttacattacacacacacacacacacacacactgtacccaGCTTTCATTGTATCTGTGTACACCTCACAATAATGGCATAGATATGTGTTTAAAACTCATGAGGCACTTGAGAGTTTTTGGAGTGgctcagtttttaaaatgctgaGTTAATTTTGTTTGTAGTTTGGAAGAACTGACAGTTTTCTCATCGGTTTTCTTTGCGTCTTCCATTTATGCCCATTCCCTCGTCTCTGCAGAGTGGCTTCACTCAGTTCCCATTATTTAGAATTCCCAGCAGCCTCCTGGGGTCCATGCCCTGCTGCTGAGCCATCTTCTGCACATCGAAGCCCATGTGCTTCAGGAACTGGATCACGCTCATCTCCTGTCCCGTCACCTGGTCCCGGATGGTCGGGCAGGTCGGGTTACAGTGAGGCCACGGGCAGCTGTCAATCAGATGCCGGGGGCAACCCCTCATGGGCGGGGTCTTGTGCCTTTGTTGGCTGTGGTTGCCATGGCTGCCGTTGATGTTGAGGTTGTCCTGGAGGCTGCGGTCCCAGCAGTGGAGGGCGCGAGGCAGGGAGGTGCCCTTCACCTGAATGTCCATCCAGTAACTGGGGGAGACACAGCGATGGAGGGTCAAAGGTCGACGAGACAGACTCAGAAGAAACAGGAGATACTTTGATGTTTGACAATTTCAACTCTCGCCCTCAAAATGCTGTAGAAATCATACATATTATCACTctatgaaatgtttttacacttaATTGTATAAGTACCTCTGCCAAgatttcacccctgtccgtatgtttgcttgtttttcagcaagattacacaaaaagtactgGACGGGTTTCCATGacacttggtagaaggatgcagtatgcatgtatgtatattttgggaactgatatctatgggTGTGtatgtttggccttggcagcaGTATGTtttctactgagtgacattctggCTCCTTGATTCTGACAGACGTAGACTTAACCATCCTTTTTTGTATAGATagtgtttcatttcaattttattaaaaaataattaactaaaatatttttacagatGTTGCATTATAATGTATTAGTATGACAATTACTATGAGTATGAGTACACACCACTTGTTGACATCACAAAAGCTGTATGTTTACCTTGGCACAAATTGCCCATTTGACAGCATTTGCAGTTCATATAGTTTATTTCTAtagtatattttatatttattatatattttatattttagtatATAGGGATAAGTTAAGTATTAACAGTTCTCCATTCATTAATCTGACATGCTGTGTGTATAGAATCAATAACCGAATGTTATTATAGTTTTATTCACTCACCTTCTGGTTATGAGCTCATGAGACAAGCAGGCCGGAGCAAACATCGCCCTGCCAATCAAAACGCAGAACCACACATTTAACAAAAGCACCTTTATTGAATGTTCTCCtctttgtaaatatgtgtgtgtttgtgtatctgggtgtgtttgtgtgtcagtcttACGGTACGTCCCGCAGCGTGCTCCTCAGCTCCTGCCCCAGGGTCTCTATGTACCTCCACTGGCCCTCGTGGACGGGTTGTCCCGTCAGGTGGATGTTGTCCACAGTCAGCTGGGCCTCATCAAACAGCCACTGCACCACGAACACTGGGCCTGGACAGGAGAGAGGACGTCTCCGCAGGTCAGACTTTCTACAACTCACCAGCCTTTGTCTTTAATGTCTGCGTCAGCCTTATGGAGAAGTTCAGGGTGATTTCTCACTCACTTTTTAACGAGGGGTAAACTTTATATCCAAAGAAACAGTTCCACTCCTCTCCAACATGGGCCTGTCTGCAGCTTTCAGGCACCAGTCCGCCCCAGTACCTGCACAAGCACAAAGTATCACTACATGTATCCTgacctcctctgtccctccacCAGTCTGCCCATCCATCACCATCTCTGCCTTACCTGACACCTCTCTTTATGGCCTCAGTGGGGGCACAGCTGATGGTGTCCAGGCACTCTGTGAATTTGTACTGTTTGTTGTCCAGGAACCATCCGGAGTCAGCCAGGCCCCTCACCTGCACCCCGGTGTAGCCCTGtgactgcagctgctcagcAACATGGTCCACGTTCAGCAGGACCCCTGTGCCGCCCGCACTAGTGACGGGAGGAGTCAGGTTAGACTGAGGTTGGAGAGGTGCACCTGAGCAGTTATCTTTggtaacaacacacactcacacgcacacacacacacacacacacacactcacacgcacgcacgcacgcacgcacgcacgcacgcacgcacgcacgcacgcacgccgcagcaccacacacacacacacacacacacacagttcgtCCAGGACTGACCTGCTTCCTGCCAGAAGAAGAACCTTGGCGTTGTCCAGACCTTTTGTCAGCAGCTCATTCACCACCTCCTTAATGATCAGTGACCCCATGAACGCATAGTCACCTGTCAGTAaaaatattatgtatttatcaGCTTATGATCAAAAATCTATAATTAGTAATGTAACGTAGGATTTCTCACTCAGCTGAAAACgtattatgtgtgtgttatgttaTTCATTGGTAaccaaaaaacactttataatATGATATTTCAGTAAGTAAGTTATGGAGGAAGTTCAAAAGGATGTCTGACATAGATAAattggatttgtttgatctctAACTCTTCTATTCATTTGCCCCTTTCCTCTGCCTTGTCATTTCCAAGACATTGATCATTCTTTCTATAAATATCTACAACCAGAGCCACACAAGCTCACACACTGAGTCACGTGTCCTCTCATTTACTGTGTCTTACTGTGATGTGTCTTTGGGGTGGCTCCGCTCCACACGTCACTGGAGCAGTATGGGATgaacctgcaggagagagacagcgaCACAGACGATGTGGAATCAGATATAAAGtcagagcagattttttttgaCTGCAGATGGTGAAACATAACACAGCTGTATAGACAGTAGACAAATAAATAGTACAAGTGTGTTAGAAGATACAAAATATAGGACTGTGGATGCCAGTCATTGTGTATCTGTCATTTTCTGACAATAATAAGTTGCTGCTACAACAAAACTACATTTTGATGTGTGGAAGGTTGATGAATAACAAAATCACCACCAGTAGAGTTacaattattaatattgaacataaaCCATTAACAGTTAAAATTGAGTAAAAGCAAAGAAATGGTAGCTGTACTACCACGTCTTTACCAAGGTAAACACTTGCTCCCTAGTAAAGTCCCTTTCACAGGCCAAAATTATTGATGCattcactttttaaagttttttaaatacaatattcCCTCTGTCCAATAATAATTCCGTAACCACTCTTCTATTTATTCAAATCATATAGCTCTGTAGTGTAGCACAGTGATCACAATGTTCACATATGAGTTTCGCAAATTGGAAATAGTCATATAAATAGTCATATAAAGCACCAGTatgtgaaaaaatg harbors:
- the tmc6b gene encoding transmembrane channel-like protein 6b, translated to MARNANLDLNHPLMEAGLESPVDEEGVHDSFNQLIEEQSQSEGLSDAYELQELQRQLDDEGRDIVPYLSNPGHDLRERRQRGREVEWADDEGRDPGERWSSATMKILSSMPSRTIGRSRGAIISQYYNRTMQLRRRKQSRPAIRDFSRSARPSIRGYGMEDSTDAEGADVTKRERLVNNLQNLSVNDRVRMLRAMPLSVAEKSELRRLALQKERPTFSGSQIPCCSRLKYYIIIAVRQSWYSWLSFLHSLQLWQVALKRVSGRFGTGVLSYFLFLKTLLFFNLFLFLVMGAFMVLPQAVHPPVLPSDRRSFSGLELLTGAGYFSDTVMYYGYYCNYTIRGHCRDDGGGQNISVSNGTTLDCVTKHLSYNMPLAYFFTIVLAFFITCIILVYSMSKSFGQSFRIDKSHSILAVKVLCSWDFKVIKKTSVKLMSENICTQLKELLAEVNHKHVKNTLCQKLWRLMVHCLAWAICIASTVACVIGIFFFSQFMHQDLQNRAHSPPKNHLLDEASLLALPVVVSLINLLMPGLFNLAAWMEDYQSPSVCTYVAIGRNLMLKVSVLIVLCYHWLGRVANDSHMCWESFVGQELYRFLLMDFIFTLLDTLLGEFLWRLFSTKVLKRKRKPVFDIARNVLDLIYGQTLAWLGVLFTPLLPAVQILKLLLLFYIKKSSVMMNCQNPRKPYRVSQMTTIFITLLCFPSFLGASVCVTYTMWSIEPSSSCGPFRGLKTMFQAGKRWVEELEKDNPNLSVLARAHSYLVENPFFLFVGAGIFLIVIYFHSQVVDGQRKIISLLQEQIENEGEDKKFLITRLQSIHEQKRTPTQRLSSQGSSC
- the notum1b gene encoding inactive palmitoleoyl-protein carboxylesterase notum1b; the protein is MQGRCVARGFAGLSAMRSCCLLLLLLHLSAPVEARRVRGGRAQTRRVQQQQQLQQQQQLQQQQQLQQQQPAHAYRERAEGAESFPLDFTAVEGNMDNFMVQIKNLAQSLYPCSAQKLEQDMKLHFLKNASVTCNDGSPAGYYIKESKGSKRWLLFLEGGWYCFNRQTCVSRYETMRRLMSSTEWPQTRTGTGILSPQPEENPHWWNANMVFIPYCSSDVWSGATPKTHHSDYAFMGSLIIKEVVNELLTKGLDNAKVLLLAGSSAGGTGVLLNVDHVAEQLQSQGYTGVQVRGLADSGWFLDNKQYKFTECLDTISCAPTEAIKRGVRYWGGLVPESCRQAHVGEEWNCFFGYKVYPSLKSPVFVVQWLFDEAQLTVDNIHLTGQPVHEGQWRYIETLGQELRSTLRDVPAMFAPACLSHELITRSYWMDIQVKGTSLPRALHCWDRSLQDNLNINGSHGNHSQQRHKTPPMRGCPRHLIDSCPWPHCNPTCPTIRDQVTGQEMSVIQFLKHMGFDVQKMAQQQGMDPRRLLGILNNGN